A stretch of DNA from Gottschalkia acidurici 9a:
TTTAATTGTCTTTATTCCCTCTTTGATAACAGTTGCATTACTTTCTAGTCCTATAACTCTTACATTGTTTCCTTTTATTTCTCCTAACGAAACTTGTTTTCTCTTTACTAGATTTTTTTCCCCAACGCAGTAAACATAATCTAGTCCATCAATATTAAATACACTCTCTATCGGCACAAAACTTCCATTTTCACTACCTGTAATTACCTTGACTTCTACTGTCTCACCTATTGTAAAACTATCTGAATCAAAAGTGATATCTACCGAATAAGTTCTTGTCTTCTCATCAGGATACTGTGATATGCTATCAACTTTTCCATCTACCTTATCATTAATTTTTATAACACTATCAAGCCTTACTTTATCAATATTTTCTGTTGCAACGCCTATAGTTACTACCATCTGTTTGCTTTTTACTACTACAACAGGATATCCCCCTCCTATAATTTCTCCTTTTTTATAAGGGATCTCCATTACATATCCATCTGAATCAGCGTGAATAGTTGAATCACTTATACTCTTTTGTGTTTGACTTTGAGATATAGTTGATATATCTACATTTGCCGAAGCAGCATTTATATCACTTTCCTTAGTTTTTTTCAGGTTTTCTAAATTTTCTTTTGCAATATTATAATTACCTAAAAGGTTCTCATACTCTGCTTGTTTAGATTTGTATTCTGCCTTTTTTGCTTCCCACTGTTTTTCAGGTACTGCACCTTCTGCATAAAGCTCTTCATATGCATCTAGACTAGATTTCATTGTATCTACAGCCACCTTTGCTGCACTAATAGAGTTCTCAAGGTTTTTTATATTTGTTTGTGCAGTTTTTATATTTGTATCATAACTTTCATTAGTCTTTTTCAAAGTATTCCTTGCAATATCAATATTATTTTCAATAATTGATGCTGAAAACTCAAGATTTGATGTATCTAGCTTTGCTAGAATGTCTCCCTTTTTTACCTTTTGCCCTTTTTCAACATATATTTCCTCTAGCTTTCCGCCTGAGAGAAAAGCATAGTTTTTTGTTTCTTTTGCTTTGACTATCCCTAAATGTGTAATTCCTTTTAAATAGTTAGATTGTCCCACTTTAGTAACTTTCACATTTTTCTCACTATGTACGGCCTTATCTTTGGTACTACTACACCCTGTAATACTTAATGTAAGTACTGCAATTAAAGCTATTAATTTTTTATTCTTCATTTAAACATCCCCTCCCCTTAATAAACACCTTGTTACTTAAATAGTATATAGAGGTTGTTTTTCACTTTCAATGGTCATAATTCCTAAGTAAGTTACATAAGCAACAACTTCTTATAAATTGTTGCTTAATATTAATGTCCGAGGAAATATTTGCTTACATAGCTACTTGTAT
This window harbors:
- a CDS encoding efflux RND transporter periplasmic adaptor subunit, which translates into the protein MKNKKLIALIAVLTLSITGCSSTKDKAVHSEKNVKVTKVGQSNYLKGITHLGIVKAKETKNYAFLSGGKLEEIYVEKGQKVKKGDILAKLDTSNLEFSASIIENNIDIARNTLKKTNESYDTNIKTAQTNIKNLENSISAAKVAVDTMKSSLDAYEELYAEGAVPEKQWEAKKAEYKSKQAEYENLLGNYNIAKENLENLKKTKESDINAASANVDISTISQSQTQKSISDSTIHADSDGYVMEIPYKKGEIIGGGYPVVVVKSKQMVVTIGVATENIDKVRLDSVIKINDKVDGKVDSISQYPDEKTRTYSVDITFDSDSFTIGETVEVKVITGSENGSFVPIESVFNIDGLDYVYCVGEKNLVKRKQVSLGEIKGNNVRVIGLESNATVIKEGIKTIKENDTVKILK